The genomic region TGGAGAGCCCTTCGTGCGTCGCTTGTCGAGGATTGAGGAGTTCGACCGAGTTGAGGGCGAGTGGTCTCTATTGCGCCCGGAGCTGCCATTCATGGTGGATGGGATCGTGGTGAAGGTGAACGACCTGTCACTGTACTACAGGCTTGGCTGCACGGCGCACGCTCCGAGATACGCGATGGCATTCAAGTTTTCGCCTGAGAGGGTCGCGAGCACGGTCCTAGGCATTCGCCTGAGCGTCGGGCGCACGGGTCGGGTCACACCTGTCGCCCTGTTGGACCCAGTGCGCGTAGGAGGTGTCAAAGTTTCTCGGGCGACACTCCACAATCGAGAGTACCTAGAGAAAAACCACATCTCAACCGGCAGCCAAATCCTGGTTGAGCGCAGCGGCGATGTAATCCCCAAGATCGTCGGGGTCGTGGGGTCGCCCGCATCTGAGGTGCGCTGGGAGCCGGTCGATTGGTCGACCTGTCCCTGCGAGCAAAAATGTCCGTTAAAAACACAAAATGGTGACGTTTTTTGTACCAACTCGACGTGCGGTCAGCAGCGACTGCGCCAACTGACTCACTTTTGCGGTGCACTAGAGGTGGATGGGCTGGGCGCATCCACCGTGTCGCAGCTGTTTTCGATGGGTTTGGTGGAGGACATTCGCGACGTCTTTCATCTCGACCGGCATGCCTCCACCTTGGCATGCCAGCGCGGGTGGGGGGAGCGGAGAGTTCGAAATCTGCTCGCCAGCGTTGAATCTGCCAAGAGAGGGGCCACCTTGGACAAGTTGGTCTTCGCGCTCGGGATTAAGTCGGTGGGCAGGGCGCTGTCCGCCAAATTGGCAGAGCGCATCAAAAGTTTGGACACCTTGAAAAACATGTCGCAGTCCGAGCTGCAGTCGGTCGCAGAGGTCGGTCCCGTCGTCGCTAGCGCTGTCGAGTCCTACTTCGCGAGCGAGTTTGCGAGGGATCTTCTCGCCTCGCTGTCCGATGTCGGCCTACTCGCCGAGGTTGAGAGAAATGAGTCCGCCGCCCGGCAGAGCGCGCTTCGCGGCAAGAATGTGGCCTTCAGCGGCACCCTGCGATCCATGTCCCGCAGGAAAGCCGTCGGGCTGCTAATTTTGTGCGGGGGTAGGCCCCAGTCCTCCGTCTCGAAGAGCACGGACTACCTCGTCGTCGCCGACGACCgcccgtcaaaaaaagttttggacgcAAAAAAATGTCACGTAACCCTCTTGACGGAAGAGGAGTACCTGGCCAAACTTCGACCACCATAAAAAAAGAGTTAACTCACCACCTCATAGTCTTTTTTCGGCGTTCTGTCACGACGACCGCCCGTCAAAGTTCTAGACAGAAAGACGCCCCCGTGATCCCCTTCTTCTCTCGGCCAAAGAGAAGTGCAGCGCCTCTTTTTTGACTGGAGAGGTGTTGCCTTCCCTACGGTcccctattaaaaaaaaactggccTACCGTCCcataatttattttttctctgCACTCATGCCGATGTCGTCCAAGAGTTCGTTCCAGTTGAACTTTTCCGGGTTCCTGTTGAAGGACACTACGCTCTGGAGCCTCCTTGGGTCCAGATAACAGACCTGAACTTGGTTCAACAGGAACTGACTCTCGATCATGGTGAGAGCGACGGGGTCGATTTCGCCCCTCATCAGAACTAGCTTTTTGTCGTCAAAGAAGTCGAAGTAATAGACCACCTTCAGCGCCGGAGCTGCTTCTTCTCGGCGCAGCTGGACTTCTGCCAGTCTGTAGAACAGCCAGTAGTTGCCGTCTTGTCGAAAGTAGAAGAATTCCGCCCCCTGACTCGACCTGACCAACGGTACAACATAGCTCGGAAACTTCGACACGATTTGGTGAACGGGGGCGAATTGATCGGCGTCGATGGACGAGGCAATACAGAATTTGCTCTTGTGATACGTCTGCCATATTTCTCTAATTCTTTCCGCCGTTTCGCATCGAACCAGATCCAGTTTCATGACCATGTTCAGCGCCGGCTTGGCTACCACCTTGTTCTTCTGGAGCGCGTCGATGATTTCACTGCTAGTCTTGGGGGGGGGCGGCACGTGCTTGTTGGCGCCGCTAGTATCGCTGGTCTTGAGAGCGGCCAGGAGGTGGTCGAAGTCTTGCAGGAGTCGAGACTTGCTGCCTGCATCGGATAAATGCCGGATCTTTCGGTGGGGGATAGGCGCGTCAGTCAGGTtcgggggagaagggggaggaaaCGTTCTCTTTCGAACGGACGTTCTTGGCACGTTTGAGCCCGAGGGATTTGAAACGAAGCGTTCTTGAGATCattggaaaaagtgtgttttttttttagactGTTCAAGATTTTTTTTCTTGAGAACTAGATTCCGAGAATTCCAATGGGGGAGGAGGGCTCGAGAGAAGTCCCGTCATGCGCGCGATTTTCGTTCGCTTCCGGGTCGGTCTAACACACACGCGATGCCCCCACGGATCAAGAGGCCTCGAAGGCCGCGGGGGGGTTCTCGGAGAAGGCGGGCGCGAGCCTGTCGACCGTCGCCTTGCGGACGGAGTTGTGTTCCTTGAGTCTGTTCCTGAAGTTCACGTCCGAGGCTCGACTCTGTAGGTCGCGAGGCGCCATTTTGAACCAGGGGTGGTTCAGAGCCTCCTTCGCCGAGATGCGGTCTTTGGGGTTGACAACGAGTATCTGCCTGATGAGGTCTTTAGCCTCCTCGGAGACGTGGTCCCAGTAGGGGCTTTGGAACTCGTAGCTGCCGCTCATGATGATGTCGAAGAGCTTCGCGTCGTTCTCGTCGTAGAACGGCGGGTACCCGCAGAGGAGGATGTACATGATTACGCCGGCGGACCAGACGTCTATCTTCTCGTCGTAGGACTCGCACTGCAAAATTTCTGGAGCTGGGAGAAAAGGGGTGTCAGGGCCTTCCGGGCAGGGGGACGGGACGGGACGCGCCCGTCCACAAGGCGTCGCCCTCTCCTGGGAGGGGTCGGGGGCATCGCGTACCGACATATCCAGGGGTTCCACAGGCGGTGGACATCACGTCTTCCTTGTATATCTTGGACAGTCCAAAGTCTGCGATCTTGATGACGTCTTCCTTGTcgttgaggaggaggagattctCAGGCTGCGAACGGACGTCAGTTaaaggcggttttttttttttttgagacgtcTAACGGCAAAAATTAACGGTAGGTACCTTTAGATCTCGGTGGACGATGCCCATTTCGTGGATGTAGCACATGGCGCTGAGGAGCTGTTCCATGATGTACCTGGCCTGCTTTTCGGTGAAGTACTCGCGTTCGACGATTCGGTCGAACAGTTCTCCTCCGGAGGcgctgggggggagggggcgaggggtcAGGTTCGAGTcgttatctctttttttttttttttttttttaagacgtaCAGTTCGGTGCAGAGCATGATGGTTTGCGGCGTGTCGAAGATGTCTTTGAGAGATATGATGCTGGGGTGGTGGATACGGAGGAGGATTTTGATCTCGTTGGAGATCATCTGTGGCTTTTTTTTGACGAGGGCCTTGTCGATGATTTTGATGGCGCTGGGCTCGTCCGTGTCGCGGTGTATGCCGACCTTGACGACGGAGTAGTTGCCTCTGGACGCGGGGTTAGGGGGGGAGGGCGGCGAACACGAGCGCGATCGCGAGTACGTACGTTCCGAGGACCTTTTCGGTTAGGACGTAGTACTTCTCGATGGGGTCAGAGACGGGGTGTTTTATCTCGTCGGTGTCGAGGTATTTGATGAGGACGTTGTCGGACTGAGTGCTTCGGAGGGCCTTGCCGTCCATTTTCCTTTGGGAAATGCATTCTGGGTTGGACCGCCGATTCGCCGCCTTGTCAGAGAGTTTTTCACGACTTTTTTTACCGTGGGCCCTGTGCGAGTGAGAATGGCTACTACCCATGGGTCCGGGATGCAGGATTAATGACGGGGACCAGAAAAGAGAAGAGCGAGGGGTGCGTGATTTTACCTAAATATATTCTAAGCAGTTCGTGACGTGGTTTTTCTATAATAGAAGCGCGCGCGACCACGAAAAGCGCGTCCGCGGCGGCGAGCCGGGGAGCGCGGGAGCGCCGTAAATCAGTGCGGGGGCGCGTTGAGAGCGAAAGGGGGAATCCTAAGAAACTGGGGCGTTTCGGGGAGGGGAGAAAAGTAAAGTTTCCAATTCTAGAGGATTAAAGCTTAAAAAAGGAAAAACCGAGTTCTGAGAATTTGAAGGGAAAGGCGGTCTGGGGCGGGCGAATACCGTCCAGACGCGGAAGAACGGGATGAAGCAAATGCGGGCGGAGTCTTGGAGGACGCGGGGCGCCCGGAGAGGCGCTCGCGCGGCGCAAGGCGCAAGTCAGGACGTCAGTAAAAGCGGGTGATTGGGTGAGTCTGGGCAGGGGTAATCTGTTGTAGCGGACGCACAGACGCGGCACGCAGGGGCGGGGATCGCCGAGGGCGGGCGAGAGCGCTCGTGCGCGGTGGGCGGCGTTCAACTGTCGAGGGAAGAAGGAGGAACATGGAcgtcctcccaaaaaaaaaaaaaataaaataacgagGTCGATCAAACATGGACGTATCACGGCGTCGATCTGCCTCTGTCCAGGAAACGCGAACagatttccacaaagaaacttttcgCAGAGCGATTTTTTTCGTTGGGGCCGAAAAAACGAACGTTCGCACAGTACACTCCTGGAATACGGAGGTCTGAGTACATGACACGACGAGACGGGATCTGTCCGTACAATTTCGAGAAGTTGACGCGTGTATGgcccctgaaaaaaaaaatcttaaaatggtTTTTTTTCGGGGGAAAAAGGTTGTTTGATGTTGTCAGGCGCTTTTCGTTTGTTAGACAAAAGCTATTTCAGTTTTTACTCGAGAAGACTCGAAGAGTTCGAATTTCTTATCCGGTTATCGTAACCATTCATCTGTACGTCCCTCGCATCTTTCTCCTttctttcgcaaaaaaaaaaaaaatcgttttccgAGGCTAACTGGTCCATTCCCAGGCTAGGAGAAGATCAAACCAGGCGagagtaacaccaaatacgaggcaCGGGCAAACGAtgaagaatctgaatttgcaaaagGATACGAACGGTGGTAACAGGGCGAAACTCGACAACCATTGTCCAAATTCAATATCGATCAGTTCGAAGAAACAAAAGCACAAGGACAACGCGGCTTCGCCGTCCAGATCGTCCAAGCCGGCACAGAGCAAGTGGAAGGGCAAGATGGGACTGGACCCACTAAAGATCAAGGGCCGGTGGACCGCAGAAGTACGTTCAATCGCCAAACAGTTCTGATTTTTTACGTTTTTTTGTAAAAGAAGGAAGAAACTAGGCTTGCTTGCGCAGACAAGGTCTCCACCCACCAAAACCTATAGTATCGCATGCAAGCGTCCGATACCTCTGTAAAATTTCCCACTTGGAGGCCCGTTAGCGCCGCGCAACACCTCGAATATCCTTCTAAACAGCCTGATATTTTTTGTCTTTCCTGTTTTGgtcaaaacgaattttttttttgttccttttttagcGAATCCGATACGAGCGAAACGACGTTTCTAACTTCTCGCCTTTATCTTGCGCAGGAGGACAGCATCTTAAGTGAGCTGGTCAGGAAGCACGGGACCAAGAGATGGAGGTTCATCGCGTCTCAGCTGAACGGCAGATTGCCGAAGCAGTGTCGAGAGAGGTGGTGCAACCAACTCGACCCCAACATTCGCAAAGACAGCCTCACCGAAGAAGAGTGGACAGTCGTGAAGAAGATCCATGATAGATACGGCAACCGTTGGGCAGAGATAGCTCGCCAAATTCCTGGGAGAACAGCCAACCACATCAAAAACCAGTGGAACACCATGCTACGTCGGCTCTCTATGGACGCCGACAACGAATCTATCGATCGCCACGGTGAACACTCGGCCGAATTTAACCGAAAACTGAGACTAAGGTCTTCTCCTACCCCTGTATATACCAAAACTAGCGAATACTCCTCCGACGAGGACCAAACCAGCCAAAACGATTTTGATCCCCTCCCCTTCTCGAAAAAAAGCAAACTAGATACGGACCAAGAACAAACGAGTTCCACTTCTCAAGACCACACCTTTTCACAAGGCTACAACCCCCCGGCAACCAGCGATCAATCATTCGACAACTTCTCCGCCTTCACCGCCCTCGTAGACGCCAGCTGCGAAGTCCTGAACCAACAAACCCTCCTCGACTCCAACACCACCACCTCTACCTCCTCGGACCCCTCCACCTCACAAATGCCACTTGTCATCCCCACTCTCATCTCCTCGTTCCACCCTATGTACTACGTACACAACCCGCTCACAAAAATGTACTCGCCTATCGTCTACTCCCTCAACTCGCCCATGAAATGCAATCCACTCCTCCCCCGCGTCTACTGACGTCTACATCTGCCCTCCTGCTCGTGTCACGCGCGCCACACACATGTACAAAATAAAATCTATACGCAATATACACAAAATATATACTGATAAATCTCGTACATAGCATATACACTTCACACACAGGCCCCTCTTTCTTTCAATCGTTTGTTTCCCTCACGCTCACCTCCTCTGCCACCAGCTCCTTCTCCTCCCCGCCCCCCATTCTCACCAACAAGTGCCCCTTCTCCGTCACGTCCATCGCCACCGCCTGCACTCGCCCGAGCCCTGGGCCTATTTTTGGCATGACCCAAATAGACTTCCCCAGCAATATGTTGATGGCTTTGTAGTCCCTCAACACGCGCTCGAACTCCATTTGCATCAACCCCTCTAACTTGTTGCAAAGACTCGCCAACACACGCTCCCTGCTCACCTCGTATCCCAGCTCGTTCACAATGCTCGTCGCGCTTCTTTTCACCATCTCCTCGTCAAAAGTCTCCAACCTCTGATTCACGTTCACCTTCTCTCCGCGTTAGCACCTCTCAACACACACGTCATACACACCCTCTCCTCTACTTACCCCTATTCCCAAAAACACGACAATCCCTCCTTCCTGCGACTTCGCATCCAGCAAGATTCCCGCCGTCTTCTTCCCCTTTATGTATATGTCATTCGGCCACTTCACTCCTGTCTCCAACCCTTCCGTCCCCGTCCGTCAGCAACTCCTCTCCACCAACCACCTGTCCCCACTCTCATCGCGTACCCAACTCTCCCAGCGCATGTACCAGCGACAGCGCCGACGCAAAGTTCAGCTTCGCCACGTCCTCCGCCAGCTTAGACCTCAAAACCAGCGTGAAATACAAATTACCACTCCTCTTGCTAACCTCGAAAAAATAATCAGTCActcctgttaaaaaaaaatttcgatgCTTTTCTATACCTTTCCCAACGCCTTGTTCCTCTCCCTCTTCCGCAAGTCTGCATCTCTGTCAGCACAATGGAACCAGTCGGCGCATTTTCCTCCGCCTTTTACTCGTTAGTACGTCATACTGTCTCTGTCTGTCTAAAACATATACGcatactatcttctcggcaatGATCATCGTCGAAGTCACCACCTCCTCATAGTAGAATACTTGTCCAATATCCTTCGTCTTCAAATTACTCTGAAATTCCACTAAGTCGAATTCTGCACAAAAAATCAAacgttaaaattataaaaaattaacaaCGACAATCTCCCATCGCGCCCAAATGCTCTCACTCAGTCAGAACACTCGCCCCCTCAGCACTCCAATTCCTCTCAAACCCAGATCGCGTACTTTTTTCATTCATTCTGCCTCGTTGCCCTAACACCTCACTCTGGTACGCGCGCCTTTCTCTTGCCGGTAAAGGTAAGCACCCTTCTTTCACCTGCCTCACACGACTCACACATTACACGCTCACTAAACATCCTCGCGGAAAAACACTCAAAAGACGAAACGACAGTTTATCCTAACAACGTACAAACAATAATACTTTTTTCTCTACAACCTCATAtacaaattcgaaaaaaaaatcaaTCTGTATTTTTGCACGCCTCTATACTGGCTATTAGATTCTTGAACGCATCAGCAAGAGAAGCGTGTCTGAAACACGTGGCACCACCCCCACGATTCCTTTGACTCACCATCCTATTTATATCTCCGATGCATAAAATGTTTGTTGATATAGTCAAACCCCATTTGCTGTGCTCTTGTTCCTCCGCATAAAATAGCCCATTACCCCAACGAATACTCCGGACGTTCTGTACTGGATATTTTTCTTTAGGGGGACATGCACTCAATTCAAGTGGCCTCCCCCACGACAAAACGTTCATTCCTTCTTTAAGCTCTGAAGAAATTACGTCTTCCCACAAATCACAACTACACCTTCTGCTCTTGGCAAAGTCGATCATCCCCTGAGAACCAATCGTGACGAACTTAATGGCGTTGGATGGCCTCTTATCCACTCTCACTCCATCTTTCAAATACGCCAAATTCTTGTATACAAGACTAATTTCGTGTGGAACATAGCTGTCGTACACATATGGCTTTGAAATCGTGTATTGAAGCGCGATCTGGTCCAGCGTGTCCAAGGAGACCGACATACACAAAAGAGTTTGGCCATAAATGCGATTAGAAAAGAACCACTGCCTATATTGATCACGTTTAACTGGGAATTGAGGAACGCTGTGTCGAATCAAACATCCTTGACTTTGATCAAATATCATAACGCCCTTTGAATGCGCCCTAGAACTAGAAGGAAGCATTCCCCACGGCGTGTCATTCCACATCAGATATCCTGCGCATGTGTTCGAGTACATCTGTTCAAGCGTAACGCTGAGGGAGGAAGGCTCCAAAAGCGTATTTTTGGCTACCTTGAAAAAAGAAGTCAGACCTCTCGTATATACCAGAAACCTATCACTTTTAAAAGTACTTCTAGATGTCTGTTCGGATCTGCATAGGCATATCCAAGCCCATTTTTACTCTCTTTGTTGCTGAGTTTTGGAAATTTGTATATAAGCCTTTTGACAGATTTTGTCAGTTGAACAAATTTCGTGCTTGCGTCAACAGCTTAAAAAAAGAAGAGCACGCACCACCAATCCACTGTTTTTCCGTCGGCATCGAGACAAGAGACATTTTCAGCTCGAACCATAGCTGGATTTGAGCAAGTTAATATCAGTATCAGCAACACTAGCATAGGCTTTCGAAGCAATATTCCACCAACTAGGTTTGTCGTAGAGTCCACCCGAGCCATTTTGTTTTGACCACAGGTTGGCTTATTTGTGTCAGCTTTCTTTGATTTGTagcctacattaaaaaaaaaaaacggtctttGACCGAATTTGTGTTATTATGactcaaaaatttttttaaaagtggtTTAAGCAAGAGGCTGAGTGGTCGCTATAGATGTTATTTACTCTTGATAGATGAACCTGCCTAAGTGAGTTCAAAACTTTTGACCCCCTTGATTTTTTGGCCTTCCATGTATTTTCTTTACGGATGGCCCAAGGGCTTTGTGCTTTCTTCAGGTGAACCGGAGCAGATCCTGGCTATTGAATACCGTTCTGATTTTGTTTATTTTGCATGCATCACGGCATCTGTGCTCTACGTCTGGTCTGGACAGCAAGTAAGTCGTCTCTGTAGCCCCTCGCCATTGCGAGTTCGTGTCCCATTTTGCATAGAGTTTCCTCCGGTTATGTGTGCGTAATATAGAGAATAGCTCGGACTGAATGTCGCGTGTGTACGCGCTGCGTATTACTATGTACACAGTGGAGTTTCTCATTTCGTACTGCCGCAAACGTCGACgagatatttttgtttgttttccgaGCGTTTCTCCGATAGGCACGAACTGACATGACTGAAACGCTAGGATCGAATATTATTGGGGCGCTACAGAAGGACAGTTGCATCAATCGAAAAAGATGGAAACAACGAGGGCGTTTATTGGAGGCCTTGTGGAAATTTAGCTTTATTTGTACGTGGTTGACGTTCACAGTCAGCATAGTTTTGTCTTTTACTGATGTCGTTGTTATGCTGTCGATTTCGCGGCTCGAATCTCGAGCAATTGGGCGGGGCGCTCTGTTGTGCCTATTTATAGACAGAAGGAGGGTCCATTTATATGATTAAGCTGCGCTCGCTTATGGACGAGTCGGACGGAGAGGGCTTTTTCGAAGGCGCGCACTACATCAAAGAAAAATTTCGGTGCCAAGTCAAACTCTCGCTCGATAGAGTTTTTTTGGCATCCGGGAACAGAATCGCTTGGCTGTTTGAGAAAAACAGCAGCTTTTACCTGTGTACATGCAATGGAATCTTACAGAGTTGGTCTATGGCGAAAGACAAACACCCTCTTAAATGGGAGACGTCTGTGGCATTTATCGCACGCACTGCTCAGACAAACACTGAAATATTGACATGCCAGGAGGAAAAAAGGCAGAACTCGTCAGCGAACACCTGCCAAGTGCAGGAGACTGAATCTAGCGAGTATCAATGCGAGAAGGAAGGAGATATTGAAGGACACGTCAGGAAGGTAGCATATTCTCATCAGAGTGGGCTGATGATGTTAGTATTAAAAGGAGGCAAGGTGGCGGCGC from Schistocerca gregaria isolate iqSchGreg1 unplaced genomic scaffold, iqSchGreg1.2 ptg000728l, whole genome shotgun sequence harbors:
- the LOC126320567 gene encoding plancitoxin-1-like; the protein is MARVDSTTNLVGGILLRKPMLVLLILILTCSNPAMVRAENVSCLDADGKTVDWWLIYKFPKLSNKESKNGLGYAYADPNRHLEVAKNTLLEPSSLSVTLEQMYSNTCAGYLMWNDTPWGMLPSSSRAHSKGVMIFDQSQGCLIRHSVPQFPVKRDQYRQWFFSNRIYGQTLLCMSVSLDTLDQIALQYTISKPYVYDSYVPHEISLVYKNLAYLKDGVRVDKRPSNAIKFVTIGSQGMIDFAKSRRCSCDLWEDVISSELKEGMNVLSWGRPLELSACPPKEKYPVQNVRSIRWGNGLFYAEEQEHSKWGLTISTNILCIGDINRMVSQRNRGGGATCFRHASLADAFKNLIASIEACKNTD
- the LOC126320547 gene encoding transcriptional activator Myb-like; protein product: MKNLNLQKDTNGGNRAKLDNHCPNSISISSKKQKHKDNAASPSRSSKPAQSKWKGKMGLDPLKIKGRWTAEEDSILSELVRKHGTKRWRFIASQLNGRLPKQCRERWCNQLDPNIRKDSLTEEEWTVVKKIHDRYGNRWAEIARQIPGRTANHIKNQWNTMLRRLSMDADNESIDRHGEHSAEFNRKLRLRSSPTPVYTKTSEYSSDEDQTSQNDFDPLPFSKKSKLDTDQEQTSSTSQDHTFSQGYNPPATSDQSFDNFSAFTALVDASCEVLNQQTLLDSNTTTSTSSDPSTSQMPLVIPTLISSFHPMYYVHNPLTKMYSPIVYSLNSPMKCNPLLPRVY
- the LOC126320561 gene encoding DNA ligase-like yields the protein MSVWFRAMLVGRRVSRLSRRPRDECGAAGDDAGRARAAELRRWVRECAKAYYVDSCSLVSDEVYDAALSELRELEEKDPLRRELGEEVGHRPAPDRLVARHANPMLSLSSTRNLEDLRRFDERVRGVGCGTSPEYAVELKYDGVALSLQYREGRLDRVLTRGDGQVGEDVTRASLKYIRTLPLCVPRDYGDFEVRGEAYLLKSEFEKYNNVEGQRGVVYAHARNLASGLLLRKNFEKFEGESVQVCFTAYSLLLLNGGYPASTQLEVLDLLKRIGFHNGEPFVRRLSRIEEFDRVEGEWSLLRPELPFMVDGIVVKVNDLSLYYRLGCTAHAPRYAMAFKFSPERVASTVLGIRLSVGRTGRVTPVALLDPVRVGGVKVSRATLHNREYLEKNHISTGSQILVERSGDVIPKIVGVVGSPASEVRWEPVDWSTCPCEQKCPLKTQNGDVFCTNSTCGQQRLRQLTHFCGALEVDGLGASTVSQLFSMGLVEDIRDVFHLDRHASTLACQRGWGERRVRNLLASVESAKRGATLDKLVFALGIKSVGRALSAKLAERIKSLDTLKNMSQSELQSVAEVGPVVASAVESYFASEFARDLLASLSDVGLLAEVERNESAARQSALRGKNVAFSGTLRSMSRRKAVGLLILCGGRPQSSVSKSTDYLVVADDRPSKKVLDAKKCHVTLLTEEEYLAKLRPP
- the LOC126320562 gene encoding myosin light chain kinase A-like, with the protein product MGSSHSHSHRAHGKKSREKLSDKAANRRSNPECISQRKMDGKALRSTQSDNVLIKYLDTDEIKHPVSDPIEKYYVLTEKVLGTGNYSVVKVGIHRDTDEPSAIKIIDKALVKKKPQMISNEIKILLRIHHPSIISLKDIFDTPQTIMLCTELASGGELFDRIVEREYFTEKQARYIMEQLLSAMCYIHEMGIVHRDLKPENLLLLNDKEDVIKIADFGLSKIYKEDVMSTACGTPGYVAPEILQCESYDEKIDVWSAGVIMYILLCGYPPFYDENDAKLFDIIMSGSYEFQSPYWDHVSEEAKDLIRQILVVNPKDRISAKEALNHPWFKMAPRDLQSRASDVNFRNRLKEHNSVRKATVDRLAPAFSENPPAAFEAS
- the LOC126320546 gene encoding ATP synthase mitochondrial F1 complex assembly factor 1-like, whose product is MVMKLDLVRCETAERIREIWQTYHKSKFCIASSIDADQFAPVHQIVSKFPSYVVPLVRSSQGAEFFYFRQDGNYWLFYRLAEVQLRREEAAPALKVVYYFDFFDDKKLVLMRGEIDPVALTMIESQFLLNQVQVCYLDPRRLQSVVSFNRNPEKFNWNELLDDIGMSAEKK